From one Longimicrobiales bacterium genomic stretch:
- a CDS encoding DUF5916 domain-containing protein, whose protein sequence is MGLLLVLQQAGASVEVPRYEDEVRIDGVMDEDIWSRAALLEDFTQYEPADGRPAEERTVVRVWYAPDAIYFGIHAYDSQPSTIRAKRANRDDLDGDDRVTIFLDTFRDRRRAFFFAVNAFGVQQDGVRTEGAASAGRTFGGNTDKSPDFLYQSQGRLTDDGYVVEVRIPFKSLRYPSSENMAWGINIERVTQRTGFVDTWPDVRRASASFLAQGGTLTGLHDLQRGVVFEAQPTLTVNTPGVRTDGGFQRGDPEPEIGATARLGFTNISVDATVNPDFSQVEADAGQVTVNERFALFVTEKRPFFLEGIELFSTPNQLVYTRRIVNPSVGGKVTGKVGPISVAHLTALDEDIDAEGRHALFNVTRLRRDIGQSSLVGATFTDRSVLDSAAFNRVAAIDTRIVFGRMYYLESQIGGSWTRHRDETVAAPIWKIELDRTGRAFGFNYSVSGTGDDFESHAGFVNRNDIIDAGFRNRLTWYGPSGALLERVTTFFGPSRLWRHSGGDAIEGSEFLNASFLLRGGWEMSARAGRDFVELDPAAFTNYVSETTAGPRPYTPLDGVSGPSFQLSGSTPTFRRFDARASAGFGRVTIFAEGSEGNSRSATASVSVRPTSQVRIDLSTSYLHIRRERDGSEFARTLLPRTRIEFQPTRAFFLRGIVEYRAERRAALRDARTGEPLTVDGVPTAGFTTNGMSLELLASYQPTPGTVAFLGYAAALTATDPFAFDRLSRSRDGLFLKLAYLLRR, encoded by the coding sequence ATGGGATTGCTTCTCGTGCTGCAGCAGGCAGGCGCGAGTGTGGAAGTGCCTCGTTACGAGGACGAGGTCCGGATCGACGGCGTGATGGACGAGGACATCTGGTCGCGGGCGGCACTGCTCGAGGATTTCACGCAGTACGAGCCCGCGGACGGACGGCCGGCCGAGGAGCGAACCGTAGTTCGCGTCTGGTACGCGCCGGACGCGATCTACTTCGGCATCCACGCGTATGATTCGCAGCCGTCCACGATTCGCGCCAAGCGCGCGAATCGTGATGATCTCGACGGCGATGATCGTGTCACCATCTTCCTGGACACGTTCCGAGACCGCCGCCGTGCGTTCTTCTTCGCGGTGAACGCGTTCGGCGTGCAGCAGGATGGCGTGCGCACCGAGGGCGCGGCGAGTGCGGGTCGCACGTTTGGCGGCAACACGGACAAGAGCCCCGACTTCCTCTACCAGTCGCAGGGCCGGCTGACGGACGATGGCTATGTCGTCGAGGTACGGATTCCCTTCAAGAGCCTGCGTTATCCCTCGTCCGAAAACATGGCGTGGGGCATCAACATCGAGCGCGTCACGCAGCGCACCGGCTTCGTGGACACGTGGCCCGACGTGCGGCGTGCGAGTGCGAGCTTCCTCGCACAGGGTGGCACGCTCACCGGTCTGCACGATCTGCAGCGCGGGGTCGTCTTCGAGGCGCAGCCGACGCTCACAGTGAACACGCCGGGCGTGCGGACGGACGGCGGCTTCCAGCGCGGCGACCCGGAACCGGAGATCGGCGCGACCGCGCGACTCGGCTTCACGAACATCTCGGTGGACGCAACCGTGAATCCGGATTTCAGCCAGGTGGAGGCGGACGCCGGGCAGGTTACCGTCAATGAGCGGTTCGCGCTGTTCGTCACGGAGAAGCGGCCGTTCTTCCTCGAGGGCATCGAGCTCTTTTCGACGCCCAACCAGCTGGTGTACACGCGTCGCATCGTGAACCCCAGCGTCGGCGGCAAGGTGACCGGCAAGGTCGGTCCGATCAGCGTGGCGCACCTGACCGCGCTTGATGAGGATATCGATGCCGAAGGGCGTCATGCGCTGTTCAACGTGACGCGCCTGCGCCGGGACATCGGTCAGAGCTCTCTCGTGGGCGCGACGTTCACGGACCGCTCCGTGCTGGATTCTGCTGCGTTCAACCGTGTGGCAGCGATTGATACGCGCATCGTGTTCGGCCGTATGTACTACCTCGAGTCGCAGATTGGCGGCTCGTGGACGCGGCATCGGGACGAGACTGTCGCGGCACCGATATGGAAGATCGAGCTGGATCGCACGGGGCGTGCGTTCGGATTCAACTATAGTGTCAGCGGCACGGGTGACGACTTCGAGAGTCACGCGGGCTTCGTCAACCGCAACGACATCATCGATGCGGGTTTCAGGAACCGGCTCACCTGGTATGGCCCGAGCGGCGCTCTGCTCGAGCGTGTCACGACGTTCTTCGGCCCGAGCCGGTTGTGGCGGCATTCCGGAGGGGACGCGATCGAAGGTTCGGAGTTCCTCAATGCATCGTTTCTCCTGCGCGGCGGGTGGGAGATGTCGGCACGGGCGGGCCGCGACTTCGTCGAGCTGGATCCGGCGGCGTTCACGAATTACGTGAGCGAGACTACGGCCGGGCCACGGCCGTACACGCCACTCGATGGCGTGAGCGGTCCCTCGTTCCAGCTGAGCGGATCGACGCCGACGTTCCGGCGCTTCGACGCGCGGGCCTCCGCCGGCTTCGGGCGCGTGACGATCTTCGCAGAAGGGAGCGAGGGGAACTCGCGGAGCGCGACTGCTTCGGTTTCGGTGCGGCCGACGTCGCAGGTGCGGATCGACCTGTCGACATCCTACCTGCACATCCGTCGCGAACGTGACGGCTCCGAGTTCGCACGCACACTGCTGCCGCGCACCCGTATCGAGTTCCAGCCGACGCGCGCGTTCTTTCTCCGCGGCATCGTTGAATACCGGGCGGAACGTCGCGCCGCGCTCCGCGACGCACGCACGGGTGAACCGCTCACAGTCGACGGCGTCCCGACAGCCGGCTTCACGACGAACGGCATGAGCCTGGAACTGCTGGCTTCCTACCAGCCGACGCCCGGCACC
- a CDS encoding ATP-binding protein, translating into MRVSFEARVLALALAAGLPGTLVALTLLLVGDYSAKVLWTFGLLVTGCWLGFAFALRDRVVRPLQTLSNLLAALLEGDYSIRSRGATTDDALGLAMLEVNALGETLREQRLGALEASALLRTVIKEIEVAIFAFDDELKLRLVNRAGERLLDVPAERMTGRTAEALGLAEMLTGEDQRIVDAAFPGARGRWELRRSTFRQGGAPHQLLVLSDLSKTLREEELLAWQRLIRVLSHEINNSLAPIKSIAGSLMAALTRAPRAPDADEDLQRGLGIIAGRSEALQRFMASYARLARLPAPRLVPLNVSDWVRRVVALETRLDVHVETGPDIVIRADGDQLDQLLINLVRNAVDAALETGGAVCVGWSRAPNGVAVWVRDEGPGLADTTNLFVPFFTTKPNGSGIGLALSRQIVDAHGGFLGIENRTDRTGVIATVTLPT; encoded by the coding sequence ATGAGAGTATCGTTTGAGGCGCGGGTGCTCGCGCTGGCGCTCGCGGCGGGGCTGCCGGGCACGCTGGTGGCGCTGACACTGCTGCTTGTCGGAGACTACAGCGCGAAGGTGCTGTGGACGTTCGGCCTGCTCGTGACGGGCTGCTGGCTCGGTTTCGCATTCGCACTGCGGGATCGGGTGGTGCGGCCGCTGCAGACGCTGTCGAATCTGCTCGCGGCCCTGCTGGAGGGAGACTACTCCATCCGGTCGCGCGGTGCGACGACGGACGACGCGCTCGGGCTGGCCATGCTCGAAGTGAATGCGCTCGGCGAGACGCTGCGCGAGCAGCGACTCGGCGCGCTCGAGGCGTCCGCGCTGCTCCGCACGGTGATCAAGGAGATCGAGGTTGCGATTTTCGCGTTCGACGACGAGCTGAAGCTTCGCCTCGTGAATCGGGCGGGTGAGCGGCTGCTCGACGTGCCGGCGGAGCGGATGACAGGCCGTACCGCGGAAGCGCTCGGGCTCGCGGAAATGCTCACCGGTGAGGACCAGCGCATCGTGGATGCTGCGTTCCCCGGCGCGCGGGGCCGCTGGGAGCTGCGGCGCTCGACGTTTCGACAGGGTGGCGCGCCGCATCAGCTGCTGGTGCTGTCCGATCTGAGCAAGACACTGCGGGAGGAAGAGCTGCTCGCCTGGCAGCGCCTCATACGCGTGCTCTCGCACGAGATCAACAATTCGCTCGCACCGATCAAGTCCATCGCCGGCAGCCTGATGGCCGCGCTCACGCGTGCCCCGCGCGCGCCGGACGCGGATGAAGACCTGCAGCGCGGACTCGGCATCATTGCCGGCCGCTCGGAGGCGCTGCAGCGATTCATGGCGTCATACGCACGGCTCGCGCGGCTGCCCGCGCCGCGTCTGGTTCCACTGAACGTCAGCGACTGGGTGCGTCGGGTGGTCGCACTCGAGACCCGCCTGGACGTGCACGTCGAGACCGGACCCGACATCGTGATCCGGGCGGACGGCGATCAGCTCGACCAGCTGCTCATCAACCTCGTCCGTAACGCGGTCGATGCGGCGCTCGAGACGGGCGGCGCCGTGTGCGTCGGGTGGTCGCGCGCTCCCAACGGGGTGGCCGTATGGGTACGCGACGAGGGACCGGGGCTCGCGGACACCACGAATCTGTTCGTGCCGTTCTTCACGACGAAGCCGAACGGGTCGGGGATCGGGCTCGCGCTGTCGCGGCAGATCGTGGACGCGCACGGCGGTTTTCTCGGCATCGAAAACCGCACCGACCGCACCGGCGTCATCGCGACGGTGACACTGCCGACGTGA